The Roseomonas haemaphysalidis genome segment GGAGGCCCGAGCCATGCCCAAGACTATTCCGACACGCGACAGCTACCGCCACTTCATCACGGTGCCGACCCGTTGGGCGGATCAGGACGCGCTGCAGCACATCAACAACGCGGTCTACTACACTTATTTCGATACCGCGGTGGCCCGTTTCCTGTTCGGCACCGGCGTGCTAGACGACCATGCCTCGGCCGTCACCGCCGTGGTGGTGGAAACCACCTGCCGGCATCATGCCCCAGCCTTCTTCCCGGACGTGCTGAGCGTCGGGCTGCGGGTCGGACA includes the following:
- a CDS encoding acyl-CoA thioesterase, producing MPKTIPTRDSYRHFITVPTRWADQDALQHINNAVYYTYFDTAVARFLFGTGVLDDHASAVTAVVVETTCRHHAPAFFPDVLSVGLRVGHIGTTSVRYEIGVFREGQDNACAEGHFIHVHVDRRDMAQTRPVPPELIAKLKPLMAG